In Mycolicibacterium gadium, the genomic window TCGTCGCGGAATTTGAGACCCATCATCGTCTGGGCCTTCTTGACGCCGTAGGACTGGGCGGCGCGGTGCGCGAGATCGGCGACGGCGGCTGGGTCCGAGATGACTTCGCCGTGCATCTTCGTGGTCTTGCCGTTGAGCAGAACCTCGGCGTCGGCGCCGCCGCTGAAATTGTGCTTCCAACCCGCGTTTGCGATGGCGTACAGCGCGCCGTCGATGTGGTGTGCGCTCACCGGAATCGAGAACTGGCGGCCGGATTTGCGTCCCTTGAAGTTGAGCACCATCAGCTGCTTGCGAAGTGAACCCGCCAGTGGGGTGCCCAGCAGCTTGCGCAGCATCGGGTTGACGATGCGGAGCAATTTCTCGGGTGGATGCGCAGCGGCGACTGCGGGTTCCTGATCGGTCATAGCGCACACGGTATGCCTGATCGGAGACGTGCTGACGGGTATTGCGCTAAAGGCTTTCCAGGTCGTCGGGGACGTCGACGGCGTTCTCGCGCAACGCCTCGATCGGAACGACGTCGAGCGTGCGTTCGTGGGTGCAGGCCAGGACGACCGGGGCGGCGTAGCCGTCCTCATATGCCCTCAGCCAGTTCACCGCGGTGACGCACCAACGGTCGCCGGGCTCGAGACCGGGAAAGCGGTATTGCGGCATCGGGGTCGACAGATCGTTGCCGATGGAGCGTTGATGCTCGAGGAATTCGGCGGTCACGACGGCGCAGATGGTGTGTCTGCCCACGTCCTGAGGTCCGGTCGAGCAGCAGCCGTCGCGGTAGAAGCCGGTCATCGGATCGGTGCCGCACGGCTCGAGCGGACCGCCCAATACATTGCGTTCACCCACCCGTTAAGTATGGCCTCTCCGATTTGCGCGAACGTGGGTTACCCGCACGTTCGCACACCGGAAAGCGTGCGGGTAACCCACGTTCGTCGCGTCGTAGCCGGATCTTCGCGCAATGGCCTGACCGGCGGGAGACACCGGATGTCCGCCCGTCACCGGCAGGACAGCTGGCTTTCTGACACTCGGCCGTGTCCCTGCGTCCGAGCCGCCGCGCCGTTCTCAAAGGTGCGCTCGCGCTCGGCGCGTTGCCGGTCGTCGGGTTCACCGACGATCGCCGCTTGAGCCCCATCCGATCCGATCCGTTCACGCTCGGCGTGGCGTCCGGTGAGCCCTCCGCAGACGGCGCGGTCATCTGGACGCGGCTGGCACCGAATCCGTTGGCCGACGACGGATTCGCAGGCATGCCGGCACGGGCGATCGACGTCGAATGGGAAGTGGCGCGCGACGAGTGGTTCAGCCAGATCGAACAGCGGGGGATCACGACAGCTGTCCCGGCGTCGGCGCACAGTGTGCACGTCGAACTCGCCGGATTGCGTCCCGGTGCCGAGTACTTCTACCGCTTCCGCACCGGTGGTCATGTGTCGCCGGTCGGCCGAACGCGGACCTCGCCCGAGGGCGGGTCGTTGGCACCGGTGACGATGTGCGTCGCATCGTGCGCGAACTATCAGCAGGGCTGGTTCACGGCGTACCGCCGGCTCGCCGAGGAGCAGCCGGATCTTGTTGTACACCTTGGCGATTACCAATACGAGTACGCCGCTTCGGATATGGGTGTGCGGGCACATGCCGGTCCCGAAACGGTGACACTGGCCAACTACCGGCAGCGGTACGCGCAGTACAAGACCGATCCGGACCTGCAGGCCGCGCACGCGGTGGCGCCGTGGCTGGCGGTGTTCGACGACCATGAAGTGGCCGACAACTGGGCCGACGAAGTGCCGGAGAGGCCCGACCCAGCTTTTCCCGGTCGCCGTGCCGCGGCACTGCAGGCCTATTACGAGAACATGCCGTTGCGGTGGTCGGCGGTGCCGCGCGGCATCGACATGAAGCTCTACCGTCGGGTGCGGTGGGGCGGTCTGGCGACGTTGCACATGCTCGACACCCGGCAGTACCGCACCGATCAGCCGTGCGGCGATGGGTTCCGCACGAACTGCGACGAACGGAAGCTCCCGTCGGCCACACTGATCGGCGCCGAACAGGAACGGTGGCTGCTCAACGGGTTTCAGCGATCTCGGTCGCGATGGGACATCCTCGGCCAGCAGGTGTTCTTCTCGCAGGTGGAGTTCACACCGGGTGCGGGTCGCGGATTCAACCCCGATGCGTGGGACGGCTATGCGGCCAACCGCGACCGGGTCGTTCACGGCCTCGTGCACTCGCCCGTCCGCAATGCCGTGGTGCTCACCGGAGACGTGCATTCGCATTGGGCGGCCGAGGTGCATGCTCGGCCCGATGACCCGTTATCGCCGGTGGTGGCTACCGAATTGGTGACGACGTCGATCAGCTCGGGCGGCGACGGATTTGATATGCGCGACGACATCGCGGCGATGCTGCCCGAGAACCCGCACCTTCGGTACTTCAGCGGTCGTCGCGGATATGTGCGGGCCAGATTCGCCGCGGACGAGATGCGGGCGGACTTTCGCGTCCTGCCCTACGTATCCAGGCCGGGCGCCGAGGTGCGGACGGGGGCGTCGTTCGTCGTATCGGACCGCGCCCCCATATTAGCGATTTCGGTGCGCTAACGATCGCCTACCCTCTTTGCCACGCTGGTTGTGAGTCGGTTTGGGCCAGTGTGAAGGGGTTGGGTTGTGTCGATCAGTGCGGGGTTCAGCTCTGCCGAGATTCATGAGTTCGTCATTGAGTATCACTTGTTGCCTCATGGTCAGAAGGGATCCTGGCGTGCTGCTCAGGGGGTATCGGTGCGCCAGTTGAGGCGGTGGGAAGCCACGGTGTTCGCCGGTGATCTCGACCGGGGGCTTATTCCGCGAGAAGGTAGTGGTGTGACGGTTCCCCCGGCGAAACGATCGGCGCTGGCGATGGCGCAGACGGCGAAACAGGAGCGCGACGAGGCCGAAGTGGCTCGACTACAGGCGCGGGTACGCGAGCTCGAACACGCCAACGAGGCCCTGGGAAAAGCTATCGGGCTCTTGCATGCGATGAACGCCGAAGAGCCCGATGCAGCCCTGACGATGACCGATCTCGACGATTCCTCGAGCGCGAGAACGGACTCGTCGCCGAGCTGAGCGCCGCGATCAGATCCCAGCGCCAGGCGCTGACGATGATCGGGTTGTCGCGTTCGACGTGGCATTACCGCCGCAAGCCGCGGCCGCGGGTGAGTAACCCGGTGCCGCAGAAAGATCGGGCCTACCCCGCGCGCATCTGCGCGGGTGACCGCGTGGTGATCCAGGACAAGATCATCACCGGCTGGCAGGCGGGCACGTCGGTGGACCATTCGTTTGCCGCCGCTTGGGATGACGGGGTGATGCTGGCCTCACGGCGGTCCTGGTGGCGTATCGCGGCCGCGATCGTCGATCAAAGCGCTCGTCCGATCTGCCCGACCCGCTCGACGAACAAGATTCCGCGGCCGGCACCAGTACTCAAAGCGACCGGCCCGCAACAGATCTGGAGTTGGGACATCACCGACCTGCGCACCCCGTGGCGGGGCGTGGCGTTCAAGGCGTACTCGATAATTGACATCTTCTCTCGCAAGATCGTGGGCTGGCGCGTCGAGCAACGCGAGAGCGACGATCTCGCCACGCAGATGTTCCAGACCGCGATCACCACCCACGGGTCGCCCGCAGTCGTGCACGCCGATTCTGGGCCGGCGATGCGCTCGACGGATCTCAAAGACCTCCTCGCCGATCTCGGCATCGCTCAGACCCACAACCGGCCACGGGTCAGCAATGACAACCCGTTCTCCGAATCGGAATTCCGCACGATGAAATACCGGCCGAACTATCCCGGTATCTTCGATGATCTCGATGCCGCGCGGGCCTGGGTAAACTCCTATGTCTCCTGGTACAACCAGCACCACCGCCACAGCGGGATCGCACTGTTCACCCCCGCCGAGGTCCACGACGGGCAATGGACGCAGCGGTGGCTCCAACGCGACCACGCCCTCCAGGCCTACTACGACACCCACCCCGAACGATTCCGCGCACGCCCGCACACCGAATCACCCAAGGCCACTGTGGGCATCAACCTCCCACCCGAAAACGACCCCGACCGACTCCACGCAGCTTGACAACGCCCGCTAGCGACTGTTTGCGCACCGAAATCGCGACGGGCTAGATGCGTCCGCTCTGCGTCATCCACCGCATGACCTGCCAGCCGACAAACACCGGCAGCCAGGTCGTCAGCACACGGTAGAGCAGCACCGCCGGAACGGCGATCGCGGCGGTCATCCCGAATGCGGCCAGACCGCCGATCAACGCGGCCTCCACCGCCCCCACTCCGCCGGGCGTCGGCGCCGCCGAGGCCAACGTGCCGCCGATCATCGTCACCACGGTGACGGTGATGAACGAGGTGTTGCCGCCGAACGCCTCGATGGCTGCCCACAACGCGAACGCGTTACCGAGAGTGGTTGCCGCACAACCGAGTACGATGATCGCCAGGCGCTTGGGTTCGCGGCCCAGTTCGATGAGATGGCCGATCACCTCCTGCAGTCGCGGCCGCACCGACGTCGCCAGCCAGCGCCGCAGCCGGGGCACCAGCAGGAAGGTGCCGACCAACCCCAGCAGCAGGCCGGCCACCAGATACAGGACGTTGACGCTGGGCACGAACCGAGAGAGGTTGGCGGACACGCCCGCCGCGGTGCTGAAGAAGATCAGCAACACGATGTGGGTGATCACCTGCACCGATTGTTGCAGCGCGACAGCGGTCGTCGAGCGCATCGGGGTGACGCCGCCCTTCTGCAGATACCTCGCGCTGAGTGCAAGACCGCCGACGCCCGCCGGGGTCGTCGTCGCGGCGAACTTGTTGGCCACCTGCATGACGATCAGGCCCCATAGCTTCACCACGCCGTCGGCGGCCGCCCACAGCGCCGCCGCCGCACCGAGATAAGTCAGCCCCGACGCCGCCAGTCCCAGTAGTGCGAACCACCAGTTCGCAGTGCGGAGTTCGGTGAGAAAGGTCGGGACCGAGCTGATGAACGGATACGCGACGTACACCAGCGCAATCAACAGCACGAGCTGGATCAGCTGGCTGCGGGTGAATCGCGTGACGGTCTCGGTCCGGATCTCATCGACGCGTGTCTGACGCTTCACCTCGTCACGCGCGGCGGAGATGACGGTCTTCGCATCGCGCACGGATTGCCGGATATGCAGTGGCACAGCTGCTTTGGTGAGACGCCGCGATGCCGCTAGCACAGTGTCCTTGCCGAATGCATCGATCGCTGCCCGTACGGCCGACGGCGCGTCGTACAGATGGGTCGTCGTCACCAACAACTGTGCGATGTCCGAACGCAGCTGCGCGTCGGTCGCGCCGTACTCGGCACTGCCGAAGCCACCGAACAACACGGTCTCCTCGACGGTGATCTCGCTGGCGCGCAGGTCCCCGTGTGAGATCTGGCAGTCGTGAAGTTCGCGCAACGACTCCCAGACTCGGTCGACGGGAATGGCTGCCGTGCAATCGCCGAGCGGCGTCCCGTGCGCGGGGGTGTGCGCGTACAACGTCCAGCTGCGCTCGAGCCCGGCTACCGCGATCGTGGAGATGTTGGCGAGCTTCAGCTGACCGATCGCGATCGCCATCAGCGCCCGGTGTTCTACCGCGCGACGCATCGACGCGTGCAGTGGCGCGGTCTCCCGATCGCGGAGCCGAACCTTCCGCCACACCTGAAGCAGCACGCCGCCGCCGCGCTGGTGTGGTCCGTACATCTGCATCACGGCCGTCGTCTGCTGCTGGTCGCATTCCGCGTGCAGGATCAGCGGCCCGGCACCGGACGGCCGCACCACCTTGAGTGCGGTCACGACGCACCCGCGGCGCGCCATGGCGCGAACCGCCCCTTCCAGCGGTACATCGAGGCCGGGGGTGCCGACGACGAGCACGACCAGCGCGCCGATGAACCAGCCAACGGCGAGCCCGAACAGCGAGCGCGCCGGAACCACCGCGCTGATCACGAGATGGATCGGTACGAACGCCAGCAACAGCGCCCACCATGACCGCCGCCACCGCGCGGGCAGCCAGGGCCCCGAAACGGTGAGCACCGCGGCGAGCATCGCGATCCAGCGCGGGTCGTCGACGAACTGCGACGGCACCGTGTCGAGACGGTCTCGGAGGTCGAAGTGCCATTGCGGCGCCGCGATGCCGGCGTTGCTGATCGACAGCGCCAGACCGGCGATCGCAGCGGCGGCCGCGTACGCGCCGAGGAGTTTCCACTGCCTGGCCACGATGAGGCTGACCAGGATGACGAACGGCAACGCCAGGATCGCGACGCCGTATGCGAGGTACACCAGGTTGGCCTGGGTGGGGGTGAGGACCGCCACGATCTCGGAGATCGACCGTTCCAGGGCGACCCACTCGTTGCGCGTGATCAGCGAGCTGGTGATGACGACGGCGAGAAACACCGCCGAGAGGACCAGCCGGAAGATGTCGTTGGTCCGGCGGGTCAACGGTTGCAGCAAGCTACCCGTGACGGTGATGTCCCGCCCGTCAACTCGCATAGATAAAGGATCTTTCGGATGCGGCGCGCCGGTGCGCGACTCGCCGACACATTAGCCGCACATCTCGTGACCGAGGTTATCGGAAACGCCCAACCCGTTGCCTGGGCCGACTCCCGCACGTAGCCTATTAGGCATGAGTCCAACAGTGCGGAATGCTCTCCCCCCTGGGCCCAAACTGCCCGCCGCGGTCCAGCTGGTGTTGATGATGCGGTGGTGGCCGCAGTTCGTCGCGTCGTGCCGGCGCCGCTACGGCACGATGTTCACGCTGCGCAACACGATGATGGGCGAGATGGTCTATATGGCCGACCCAGAGGCGATCAAGACGGTGTTCGCCGGCGACCCGCGGATTTTCCATGCGGGCGAAGCAAATTCGATGCTGGGCGGGTTGTTGGGGTCGAGCTCGGTGCTGGTCATCGACGGCGACGTCCATCGCGAACGGCGCAAGCTGATGATGGCCCCGTTCCATCGTGACGCGGTCGCACGCCAGGCCGAGCTGATGGCTGACATCGCGGCGGAGAACATCGCGGGCTGGCCCGTCGGCCAGCCGTTCGCGGTGGCGCCGAAAACGTCGGAGATCACGTTGGAGGTGATCCTGCGGACGGTGATCGGCGCCAGCGATCCGGCGCGGCTCGCCGCACTGCGCGACGTGATGCCCCGGCTGTTGAAAGTCGGCCCGTGGGAGTCGTTGGCCATCGCGAAACCGAAGCTGCAGAAAAGCCCGGCATGGCGGCGGTTCGCACGCAATATGGCCGAAGCCGACCGGCTGCTGTACGCCGAGATCGCCGAACGTCGCGCCGATCCCAACCTCGCCGAGCGCACCGACGCCCTGGCCATGCTGGTTCAGGCCGGCGCGGCCGACGGAACCGGGATGAGCGACAAGGAATTGCGTGATCAGCTGATCACCCTGCTGGTGGCGGGCCACGACACCACGGCGACCGGGCTGGCGTGGGCGTTGGAGCGGCTCACCCGACACCCGCAGATTCTGGCGCGAGCCGTCGCCGCGGCCGAGGCCGGCGATGCCGCCGGTGACGAGTACCTCGACGCGATCGCCAAGGAGACGCTGCGGATCCGCCCCGTGGTCCCCGACGTCGGCAGGATCCTGAAGGAACCCGTCGAGGTCGGGGGATACCAGCTACCGGTCGGGGTGATGGTGGTCCCCAGCATCACGTCGGTGCACGCCGATCCGAACGTCTACCCGAACCCCGAGAAGTTCGATCCGGACCGGATGGTCGGCGCGACGCTGAGTCCGACGACGTGGTTCCCGTTCGGCGGCGGCAATCGGCGTTGTCTCGGTGCGGGTTTCGCGATGGTCGAGATGCGGATCGTGCTGCGCGAGATCCTGCGTCGCGTCGAGTTGAGCACCACTTCCGAGCCTGGTGAGAAGACGAGGCTCAAGCACGTCATCATGACGCCGCAGCGCGGCGGGCAGATCACCGTCCGTGCCGTCAAGAAGGTCGCGCCCACCGGTCCAGCGCAAGTCGCCCACTCGTAGGACTTTCTGGCAAACCTGATGTAGTTTCGATCGACACGTGACGCGGGGGGCCCGCTGCCGAGGAGTTGACGGTGGATGCGACACCATTCGGGCACTATCAGCTTCAAAGGCTGATAGGCCGAGGGGGAATGGGTGAGGTCTACCGGGCCTACGACACCAGAACCGACCGCATCGTCGCCCTCAAGGTGCTGCCGCCGAACATGGCGGCCGACGAGACGTTCCAGGCCAGGTTCCGGCGCGAATCCCAGGCCGCCGCGGGCCTGAACGACCCACATGTCGTGCCGATCCACAGTTTCGGCGAGATCGACGGCCGTCTCTACCTGGATATGCGGCTGATCGAGGGCCGCAATCTCGGGACGATGCTCAACGAGACCTCCGGCCCGCTGGATCCCGAACTCTCGGTCAAGGTGACCGAACAGGTCGCGACCGCGCTGGACGCCGCACATGCCGCTGGGCTGATCCACCGCGACGTCAAACCGTCGAACATCCTGATCACCGACCGCGATTTCGTCTACCTGATCGACTTCGGGCTGGCGCGAACCGCAGGGGAAGTCGGGTTGACGACCGCGGGCAGCACGCTGGGGACGATGGCGTACATGGCGCCCGAGCGGTTCGAGGGCAAGCCGGTCGACGCGACGTCGGACATCTACGCGCTGACGTGCGTGCTCTATGAATGCCTGACCGGCTTGCGGCCCTATCCGGCGCAGAGCCTGGAACAGCAGATCGCCGGGCACATGACCCAGCCGATTCCGCGGCCATCGGCCGTCGACCCGAAGCTGGCGGCGTTCGACGCGGTGATCGCCAAGGGCATGGCGAAGTCGCCGGGAAAGCGGTATCAGTCGGCCGCCGAATTGGCCTCTGCCGCACGGCGTGCGCTCAATGCACCGGTGCGGATGGCGGGCAGCGGACGGCATTCGGCCCGACGTGCCGCCCCCGCCCGACGGCACGTGTCCGGGCGCCTCGTCGCGGTCGCCGTCGCGGTGGCACTGGTGGTGGTGGCAGGCGGTCTCGGGGTCTGGCAATGGCGGGGCGGCTCCGGTGGGGCCGAACCCGCGAGCGTGGCGGAGAGCTCGTCGACGATGACGCCGGGGCCGCAGCCCGGCGCGGTGGAATCGATCGCCGCCACGGTGCCCGAAGACATCAGGTCGACGGGCCGGCTGATCATCGGGGTGAATGTGCCTTATGCCCCAAACGAATTCAAGGACGCCAGTGGAGCAATCGTCGGTTTCGACGTCGACCTGATGAATGCGATCACCCGCACCCTGGGGTTGGTGCCGGAGTACCGCGAAACGGCGTTCGAGGCGATCATTCCCTCCGTGCGCGGCGGCGACT contains:
- a CDS encoding DUF2237 family protein is translated as MGERNVLGGPLEPCGTDPMTGFYRDGCCSTGPQDVGRHTICAVVTAEFLEHQRSIGNDLSTPMPQYRFPGLEPGDRWCVTAVNWLRAYEDGYAAPVVLACTHERTLDVVPIEALRENAVDVPDDLESL
- a CDS encoding alkaline phosphatase D family protein, which codes for MSLRPSRRAVLKGALALGALPVVGFTDDRRLSPIRSDPFTLGVASGEPSADGAVIWTRLAPNPLADDGFAGMPARAIDVEWEVARDEWFSQIEQRGITTAVPASAHSVHVELAGLRPGAEYFYRFRTGGHVSPVGRTRTSPEGGSLAPVTMCVASCANYQQGWFTAYRRLAEEQPDLVVHLGDYQYEYAASDMGVRAHAGPETVTLANYRQRYAQYKTDPDLQAAHAVAPWLAVFDDHEVADNWADEVPERPDPAFPGRRAAALQAYYENMPLRWSAVPRGIDMKLYRRVRWGGLATLHMLDTRQYRTDQPCGDGFRTNCDERKLPSATLIGAEQERWLLNGFQRSRSRWDILGQQVFFSQVEFTPGAGRGFNPDAWDGYAANRDRVVHGLVHSPVRNAVVLTGDVHSHWAAEVHARPDDPLSPVVATELVTTSISSGGDGFDMRDDIAAMLPENPHLRYFSGRRGYVRARFAADEMRADFRVLPYVSRPGAEVRTGASFVVSDRAPILAISVR
- a CDS encoding DDE-type integrase/transposase/recombinase, with translation MIGLSRSTWHYRRKPRPRVSNPVPQKDRAYPARICAGDRVVIQDKIITGWQAGTSVDHSFAAAWDDGVMLASRRSWWRIAAAIVDQSARPICPTRSTNKIPRPAPVLKATGPQQIWSWDITDLRTPWRGVAFKAYSIIDIFSRKIVGWRVEQRESDDLATQMFQTAITTHGSPAVVHADSGPAMRSTDLKDLLADLGIAQTHNRPRVSNDNPFSESEFRTMKYRPNYPGIFDDLDAARAWVNSYVSWYNQHHRHSGIALFTPAEVHDGQWTQRWLQRDHALQAYYDTHPERFRARPHTESPKATVGINLPPENDPDRLHAA
- a CDS encoding lysylphosphatidylglycerol synthase transmembrane domain-containing protein, with protein sequence MRVDGRDITVTGSLLQPLTRRTNDIFRLVLSAVFLAVVITSSLITRNEWVALERSISEIVAVLTPTQANLVYLAYGVAILALPFVILVSLIVARQWKLLGAYAAAAAIAGLALSISNAGIAAPQWHFDLRDRLDTVPSQFVDDPRWIAMLAAVLTVSGPWLPARWRRSWWALLLAFVPIHLVISAVVPARSLFGLAVGWFIGALVVLVVGTPGLDVPLEGAVRAMARRGCVVTALKVVRPSGAGPLILHAECDQQQTTAVMQMYGPHQRGGGVLLQVWRKVRLRDRETAPLHASMRRAVEHRALMAIAIGQLKLANISTIAVAGLERSWTLYAHTPAHGTPLGDCTAAIPVDRVWESLRELHDCQISHGDLRASEITVEETVLFGGFGSAEYGATDAQLRSDIAQLLVTTTHLYDAPSAVRAAIDAFGKDTVLAASRRLTKAAVPLHIRQSVRDAKTVISAARDEVKRQTRVDEIRTETVTRFTRSQLIQLVLLIALVYVAYPFISSVPTFLTELRTANWWFALLGLAASGLTYLGAAAALWAAADGVVKLWGLIVMQVANKFAATTTPAGVGGLALSARYLQKGGVTPMRSTTAVALQQSVQVITHIVLLIFFSTAAGVSANLSRFVPSVNVLYLVAGLLLGLVGTFLLVPRLRRWLATSVRPRLQEVIGHLIELGREPKRLAIIVLGCAATTLGNAFALWAAIEAFGGNTSFITVTVVTMIGGTLASAAPTPGGVGAVEAALIGGLAAFGMTAAIAVPAVLLYRVLTTWLPVFVGWQVMRWMTQSGRI
- a CDS encoding cytochrome P450, which encodes MSPTVRNALPPGPKLPAAVQLVLMMRWWPQFVASCRRRYGTMFTLRNTMMGEMVYMADPEAIKTVFAGDPRIFHAGEANSMLGGLLGSSSVLVIDGDVHRERRKLMMAPFHRDAVARQAELMADIAAENIAGWPVGQPFAVAPKTSEITLEVILRTVIGASDPARLAALRDVMPRLLKVGPWESLAIAKPKLQKSPAWRRFARNMAEADRLLYAEIAERRADPNLAERTDALAMLVQAGAADGTGMSDKELRDQLITLLVAGHDTTATGLAWALERLTRHPQILARAVAAAEAGDAAGDEYLDAIAKETLRIRPVVPDVGRILKEPVEVGGYQLPVGVMVVPSITSVHADPNVYPNPEKFDPDRMVGATLSPTTWFPFGGGNRRCLGAGFAMVEMRIVLREILRRVELSTTSEPGEKTRLKHVIMTPQRGGQITVRAVKKVAPTGPAQVAHS
- the stpK7 gene encoding serine/threonine protein kinase StpK7, coding for MDATPFGHYQLQRLIGRGGMGEVYRAYDTRTDRIVALKVLPPNMAADETFQARFRRESQAAAGLNDPHVVPIHSFGEIDGRLYLDMRLIEGRNLGTMLNETSGPLDPELSVKVTEQVATALDAAHAAGLIHRDVKPSNILITDRDFVYLIDFGLARTAGEVGLTTAGSTLGTMAYMAPERFEGKPVDATSDIYALTCVLYECLTGLRPYPAQSLEQQIAGHMTQPIPRPSAVDPKLAAFDAVIAKGMAKSPGKRYQSAAELASAARRALNAPVRMAGSGRHSARRAAPARRHVSGRLVAVAVAVALVVVAGGLGVWQWRGGSGGAEPASVAESSSTMTPGPQPGAVESIAATVPEDIRSTGRLIIGVNVPYAPNEFKDASGAIVGFDVDLMNAITRTLGLVPEYRETAFEAIIPSVRGGDFNVGMSSFTDTKEREESVDFVTYFEAGTLWAQRPGGGVDPNNACGLSVGVAYPSLQEAEEIPAKSGACEAAGQPPIDKKVFVSQDDLTAALIDGEVDAMSADSPVTLFAIKTSGGELEAAGEVFDSAPYGWPVAKGSGLAQSLLKALEHLIQTGEYKTIATMWGVEKGMILTPRINGAAK